Proteins encoded by one window of Chroococcidiopsis sp. TS-821:
- a CDS encoding response regulator gives MSKASILIVEDELLVAKDIQNRLTKFGYAVVGVVCSGKEAINKAIEKNPDLILMDIHLKGELDGIEAARLIYDDLNIPIVYLTANADDSTLERAKTTEPFGYILKPFKEKELKTTIEITLTKHQIEKKLRQSERWLATVLKSIGDAVITSDACGTVTFMNPVAESLTGWTQEEAYGRDATEIFNITNGVSGQKVDSPIIQALKQGTTVGIAEETLLITKNGTAIPIDDSAAPIRDDKGNITGAVLVFRDITERQQAKEARQKQIEQERLVAQLEKLNQLKDDFLSTVSHELRTPIANMKMAIQMLLLSSNNIEKSRRYLEILQAECTRETELINDLLDLQRLELATYPILLAEAIHLNDWATKIIKPFAHRSEQRQQILQVNISPNLTPLVSGRASVERILVELLNNACKYTPAGGKIVLTISQIDARSPEEVASNTDLSRVKTIFSVENQAEIPQEQLPRIFEKFYRIPQSDRWQQGGTGLGLALVQKLVEHLQGTINVTSAQGWTIFTVTLTNLVENNKI, from the coding sequence ATGAGTAAGGCAAGTATCCTAATCGTAGAAGACGAGCTTCTTGTTGCCAAAGATATACAAAATCGGCTAACTAAGTTTGGATACGCTGTGGTTGGTGTTGTTTGTTCGGGAAAGGAAGCAATCAATAAAGCAATAGAAAAGAACCCTGACCTCATTTTAATGGATATTCATTTAAAAGGAGAACTTGATGGAATCGAGGCAGCACGGCTAATTTATGATGATTTGAATATTCCGATAGTTTACCTAACCGCTAATGCTGATGACAGCACATTAGAACGCGCGAAGACAACAGAACCATTTGGTTATATTTTAAAACCTTTTAAAGAGAAAGAGTTAAAAACAACAATTGAAATTACACTAACAAAGCATCAAATCGAAAAAAAGCTGCGACAAAGCGAACGATGGCTAGCCACAGTACTTAAAAGCATTGGCGATGCTGTGATTACTAGCGATGCTTGCGGAACAGTAACTTTTATGAATCCTGTAGCCGAGTCGCTTACTGGTTGGACGCAAGAGGAAGCCTACGGTAGAGACGCAACAGAAATCTTTAATATCACAAATGGAGTATCTGGGCAAAAAGTAGACAGCCCGATTATCCAAGCTTTGAAACAAGGAACTACAGTTGGGATCGCCGAAGAAACACTTTTAATTACCAAAAACGGAACAGCCATTCCAATTGATGATAGTGCAGCACCAATCCGCGACGACAAAGGCAATATTACAGGTGCGGTATTAGTATTTCGCGATATTACAGAACGCCAGCAAGCAAAAGAAGCTCGTCAAAAGCAAATTGAACAAGAAAGACTTGTTGCTCAATTAGAAAAACTTAATCAACTCAAAGATGATTTTTTAAGTACTGTTTCGCACGAATTACGTACTCCGATCGCCAATATGAAAATGGCGATTCAAATGCTACTACTTTCATCTAATAATATCGAAAAAAGTCGGCGGTACTTAGAAATCTTGCAAGCAGAATGCACGCGGGAAACTGAGCTAATCAATGATTTATTAGATTTACAACGCCTTGAGTTAGCAACTTATCCAATTTTACTTGCTGAAGCTATTCATTTAAACGATTGGGCAACAAAAATAATTAAGCCATTTGCGCATCGCAGCGAACAACGTCAACAAATACTGCAAGTGAATATTAGCCCTAATTTAACACCTTTAGTTTCTGGTCGGGCTAGCGTCGAGCGAATTTTAGTAGAACTTTTAAATAATGCATGCAAATATACTCCTGCGGGTGGAAAGATCGTCTTAACTATTAGTCAAATTGACGCGCGATCGCCCGAAGAAGTTGCATCAAATACAGATTTATCAAGAGTAAAAACAATTTTCAGCGTTGAAAATCAAGCAGAAATTCCCCAGGAGCAATTACCGCGAATTTTTGAAAAATTTTACCGCATTCCGCAAAGCGATCGCTGGCAACAAGGCGGTACAGGGTTAGGGCTGGCTTTAGTACAAAAACTTGTCGAACACTTACAAGGAACGATCAATGTAACAAGCGCTCAAGGTTGGACAATATTTACCGTCACGTTAACTAATTTAGTTGAAAATAATAAAATCTAA